The following proteins are encoded in a genomic region of Molothrus aeneus isolate 106 chromosome 14, BPBGC_Maene_1.0, whole genome shotgun sequence:
- the PGK1 gene encoding phosphoglycerate kinase 1 yields the protein MSLSNKLTLDKVDVKGKRVVMRVDFNVPMKDHKITNNQRIKAAVPTIKHCLDHGAKSVVLMSHLGRPDGVPMPDKFSLAPVAVELKALLGREVLFLKDCVGAEVENACANPAAGSVILLENLRFHVEEEGKGKDASGNKIKAEPAKVEAFRASLSKLGDVYVNDAFGTAHRAHSSMVGVNLPQKAAGFLMKKELDYFAKALESPERPFLAILGGAKVQDKIQLINNMLDKVNEMIIGGGMAFTFLKVLNNMEIGNSLFDEEGSKIVKDLMAKAEKNGVKITLPVDFITADKFDENAQTGEATVASGIPAGWMGLDCGPESVKKFVEVVGRAKQIVWNGPVGVFEWDKFSKGTKALMDKVVEVTGKGCITIIGGGDTATCCAKWNTEDKVSHVSTGGGASLELLEGKVLPGVDALSNV from the exons AATCAAGGCAGCTGTTCCTACCATCAAGCACTGCTTGGACCATGGGGCCAAGTCCGTGGTTCTCATGAGCCACCTGGGTCGCCCGGACGGTGTCCCCATGCCTGACAAGTTCTCCCTGGCCCCAGTAGCTGTGGAGCTGAAGGCACTCCTGGGCAG GGAGGTgttgttcctgaaggactgtgTTGGTGCTGAGGTGGAGAATGCCTGTGCcaatcctgctgctggctctgtcaTCCTGCTGGAGAACCTCAGATTCCACGTTGAGGAGGAAGGCAAAGGCAAGGATGCTTCAGGGAACAAG atCAAGGCTGAGCCTGCCAAAGTGGAGGCTTTCAGAGCCTCTCTCTCCAAACTGGGAGATGTCTATGTCAATGATGCTTTTGGCACTGCACACCGAGCTCACAG CTCCATGGTCGGTGTCAATCTGCCTCAGAAGGCTGCTGGCTTCCTGATGAAGAAAGAACTGGATTATTTTGCCAAGGCCCTAGAGAGTCCAGAGAGACCCTTCTTGGCAATTCTTGGAGG AGCCAAAGTTCAGGATAAGATCCAGCTGATCAATAACATGCTGGATAAGGTCAATGAGATGATCATTGGTGGTGGAATGGCATTCACCTTCCTCAAAGTGCTCAACAACATGGAG ATTGGCAACTCTCTGTTTGATGAAGAGGGATCAAAAATTGTCAAGGACCTGATGGCCAAGGCAGAGAAGAATGGTGTGAAGATCACTCTGCCTGTTGACTTCATCACTGCTGACAAATTTGATGAGAATGCGCAGACTGGGGAGGCCACAGTGGCTTCAGGCATTCCTGCTGGCTGGATG GGCCTGGACTGTGGCCCTGAGAGTGTGAAGAAGTTTGTTGAAGTTGTGGGAAGGGCCAAGCAAATCGTGTGGAATGGTCCAGTGGGAGTCTTTGAGTGGGACAAGTTTTCCAAAGGAACCAAAGCCCTGATGGACAAAGTGGTAGAAGTTACTGGAAAAGGCTGCATCACCATTATTG GTGGTGGAGATACAGCTACTTGCTGTGCTAAGTGGAACACTGAGGATAAAGTCAGCCATGTCAGCACAGGAGGtggagccagcctggagctgctagAGG GAAAGGTTCTCCCTGGTGTGGATGCCTTGAGCAATGTGTag